Below is a window of Georgenia soli DNA.
CGGCCGGACAGGTACGCGCCGGTGACGGACTCCTCGGCGGCGAGCAGGCCCGGGAGGTCGCCCGAGTGGACCACCTTGCCGCCGTGCTCCCCGGCTCCCGGGCCGATGTCCACGATCCAGTCCGCGACGCGGATCGTGTCCTCGTCGTGCTCGACGACGATCAGGGTGTTGCCGAGGTCGCGCAGGCGGGTGAGGGTGTCGATGAGGCGACGGTTGTCGCGCTGGTGCAGGCCGATGCTCGGCTCGTCGAGGACGTACAGCACTCCGACGAGGCCGGAGCCGATCTGCGTGGCGAGCCGGATGCGCTGCGCCTCTCCGCCGGAGAGGGTGGACGCGGCGCGGGAGAGGGTGAGGTAGCTGAGCCCGACGTCGAGGAGGAACTGCAGGCGGACGTGGATCTCGCGCAGCACCTGGCCCGCGATGGCCGCCTCGCGCACGCCGAGCGTCAGGCCGTCGAGGTAGCGCTTGGCGGACTCGATCGACATGTCGCTCAGCTCGGCGATGTTGAGGTCGCCCAGCCGGACGGCGAGCACCTCCGGCTTGAGCCGGGCGCCGCGGCACACGGGGCACGGGACCTCGCGCATGTAGCCCTCGTAGCGCTCCCGCGACCACTCGGACTCGGTCTCGTCGTGCTTGCGCTTGATGAAGTCGACGGCGCCCTCGAAGCCCGTGGTGTAGGAGCGTTCCCGGCCCCACCGGTTGCGGTAGCGGACCTTGACCTCGTAGTCCTTGCCGTGCAGCACGGCCTGCTTGGCCCGCTTGGGCAGCGCACGCCAGGGCACGTCGACGGAGAACTCGAGCTGCTCGGCCAGGGCCCGCAGCTGGCGCAGGAAGTACTCGCCCTGTGACGCCCAGGGCGCCACGGCACCCTCGGCGAGGCTCAGCTCCTCGTCGGGCACCACGAGCTCGGGGTCGATCTCCAGGCGCGACCCGATCCCCGTGCACTCGGGGCACGCGCCGTATGGGGCGTTGAAGGAGAACGTCCGCGGCTCGATCTCCTCGAGCGTGAGCGGGTGGTCGTTCGGGCACGCACGCTTCTCCGAGAAGCGGTGCTCGCGGCCGGGGTCGTCCGCGTCGAGGTCGACGAGCTCGACGACCACGAGGCCCTCGGCGAGCCGGAGCGCCGTCTCCACCGAGTCGGTCAGCCGCTGGCGGACGTTCTCGCGGATGACGAGGCGGTCGACCACGACGTCGATGTCGTGCTTGAGCTTCTTGTCCAGCACCGGCGGCTGGGCCAGCGGGACCACCTCGCCGTCGACGCGGGCCCGCGCGAAACCCTGGGCCTGCAGGTTCCGGAAGAGGTCGGAGTACTCCCCCTTGCGCCCACGGATCATCGGGGCCAGCACCTGGAAGCGGGTGCCCTCGGGCATCTCGCGGAGCCGGTCCACGATCTGCTGCGGGGTCTGCGCCGTGACCTTCTCGCCGCACACCGGGCAGTACTGCGTGCCGGCGCGCGCGAAGAGCAGGCGCAGGTAGTCGTGGACCTCGGTGATGGTGCCGACCGTCGAGCGCGGGTTGCGGTTCGTGGACTTCTGGTCGATCGAGACGGCCGGCGACAGGCCCTCGATGAAGTCGACGTCCGGCTTGTCCATCTGACCGAGGAACTGCCGCGCGTAGGAGCTCAGCGACTCCACGTAGCGGCGCTGCCCCTCCGCGAAGATCGTGTCGAACGCCAGCGACGACTTGCCCGAGCCGGAGAGCCCGGTGAAGACGATGAGCCTGTCGCGGGGAAGCTCGAGACTGACGTTGCGGAGGTTGTGCTCGCGCGCGCCGCGCACGAGTAGCTGATCACTCACCCGCAGAATCATAGGCGCCAGGTGCGACATCCGCGCCGCACGTGTGTTCGACCTCACTCGTGGCGCGCGCCTCCCGTGGCCTCGCCGGCGGCCGTCTGAGACCATCGAGACGATGACCGGCACCTCGCCGCGGGTGACGCCCGAACGTCCCGGCCCCACCCCCATCGAGGACTACGCGGCGGTGGGCGACGCCCACTCGATCGCGCTCGTCTCCCGTGCCGGTTCCGTCGACTGGCTGTGCCTCCCGTGGCTGGACTCGCCCGCCTTCTTCGCGGCCCTGCTCGGCAACCCGGAGAACGGGCGCTGGCGGCTGGCCGCCGTCGCGGGTCGGGACGACGCCGACGACGACGGCGAGCGTGGCCCTCGCGCCGACGGCCGCCGGGGCGGGGAGGGGCGGGGCGGGCCCGACGCCCGGGTGACGGCCAGCCGCCGGTACCGCGGCGACAGCTTCGTGCTCGAGACGACCTGGACGACACCGACGGGCACCGCCCGGGTGATCGACGCGATGCCCCTCGCGAACGACCGGTCCGACCTCATCCGGAGGGTCGAGGGCCTGACCGGCACCGTGACGTTCGAGGAGGAGTGGGTCGTCCGCTTCGGCTACGGCAGGACGAAGCCCTGGGTCCACCGCGACCACGCGACCGACGGCACCACGGTGATCCGCG
It encodes the following:
- the uvrA gene encoding excinuclease ABC subunit UvrA, with translation MSDQLLVRGAREHNLRNVSLELPRDRLIVFTGLSGSGKSSLAFDTIFAEGQRRYVESLSSYARQFLGQMDKPDVDFIEGLSPAVSIDQKSTNRNPRSTVGTITEVHDYLRLLFARAGTQYCPVCGEKVTAQTPQQIVDRLREMPEGTRFQVLAPMIRGRKGEYSDLFRNLQAQGFARARVDGEVVPLAQPPVLDKKLKHDIDVVVDRLVIRENVRQRLTDSVETALRLAEGLVVVELVDLDADDPGREHRFSEKRACPNDHPLTLEEIEPRTFSFNAPYGACPECTGIGSRLEIDPELVVPDEELSLAEGAVAPWASQGEYFLRQLRALAEQLEFSVDVPWRALPKRAKQAVLHGKDYEVKVRYRNRWGRERSYTTGFEGAVDFIKRKHDETESEWSRERYEGYMREVPCPVCRGARLKPEVLAVRLGDLNIAELSDMSIESAKRYLDGLTLGVREAAIAGQVLREIHVRLQFLLDVGLSYLTLSRAASTLSGGEAQRIRLATQIGSGLVGVLYVLDEPSIGLHQRDNRRLIDTLTRLRDLGNTLIVVEHDEDTIRVADWIVDIGPGAGEHGGKVVHSGDLPGLLAAEESVTGAYLSGRRSIPTPAKRRKVDRKRQITVVGARENNLQNVSVSFPIGTFVAVTGVSGSGKSTLVNSILYRVLASELNRARNVPGRHTRVTGLDELDKVVHVDQSPIGRTPRSNAATYTGVWDNIRKLFAETTEAKVRGYGPGRFSFNVKGGRCEACKGDGTIKIEMNFLPDVYVPCEVCEGARYNRETLEVHYKGKTVAEVLDMPIAEAVDFFGAVQKIKRYLQTLVDVGLGYVRLGQPATTLSGGEAQRVKLAAELQRRSTGRTVYVLDEPTTGLHFEDIRKLLLVLQGLVDKGNTVIVIEHNLDVIKNADWVIDMGPEGGSGGGTVVAAGTPEQVAEVEESFTGQFLREALESSLVHAAT